The Sulfolobus acidocaldarius DSM 639 genome has a window encoding:
- a CDS encoding XdhC family protein, with protein sequence MSSCEIFPLMAKLGAEGKRFALVSIFKQDKVERTIFVDGKPLLGNLPTEISELANESLEKYVKVDVNTNYGRVVIEPIEPRPGVIIVGSGMIAKSLAKLGSAMGYYVAVVGNGDLPEKEFESFTSFISNQIETLEQIVDSNSMVIVANEGGKPYDAYATYIALKKGAKYVGVLSSAKRGALIIAEIIKRGLKVEDFKDRLYAPVGIDIGSKTAEEIALSILAEIMLVLRGGSLKHLREVKNPYKFVDDALQGKIEDKCFFIPKALSEQG encoded by the coding sequence ATGAGTTCATGTGAGATCTTCCCTTTAATGGCAAAACTTGGAGCAGAAGGAAAACGTTTTGCTCTGGTAAGTATTTTTAAACAAGACAAGGTGGAGAGAACAATATTTGTTGATGGGAAACCGTTACTTGGTAACCTACCTACCGAAATAAGTGAACTTGCCAACGAGTCTTTAGAGAAGTATGTTAAAGTGGATGTGAACACTAATTATGGCAGAGTGGTGATTGAGCCCATTGAACCTAGACCAGGAGTAATAATAGTTGGATCAGGAATGATTGCCAAGTCTTTGGCTAAGTTAGGGAGTGCTATGGGCTATTATGTCGCTGTAGTTGGTAATGGTGATTTGCCTGAGAAGGAATTTGAGTCATTCACCTCATTTATTTCAAATCAAATAGAGACATTGGAACAGATAGTTGACAGTAATTCAATGGTTATTGTTGCAAATGAGGGAGGAAAACCATACGACGCTTATGCTACATACATTGCCCTTAAAAAAGGTGCCAAATATGTAGGTGTTTTATCTAGCGCGAAAAGAGGTGCATTGATAATAGCAGAGATAATAAAAAGAGGATTAAAAGTGGAGGACTTTAAGGATAGGCTATATGCACCTGTAGGGATTGATATTGGCTCAAAAACCGCAGAGGAAATCGCATTAAGCATTCTAGCAGAAATCATGTTAGTACTACGCGGTGGAAGTCTTAAGCACTTGAGAGAAGTCAAGAATCCATATAAATTCGTTGATGACGCTTTACAGGGTAAAATTGAAGATAAATGTTTCTTCATACCCAAGGCACTAAGTGAACAGGGATGA
- a CDS encoding acetyl ornithine aminotransferase family protein, giving the protein MEKIRWVIEESEKYLANTTRDPESQPLVIDRGEGVWVYDIEGNKYLDFTSGIGVNNLGWPSHPDVIKVAQIQMTRLAHAAANDFYNIPQMELAKRLVQLSPGNFSKKVFFSNSGTESVEASIKLVKGTGRKYLIAFLGSFHGRTLGSLALTASKPVQRYSAGPFSIGVFHVPYPNPFRNPWKINGYEKPDELINAVIEYIDFWLFQHVVDPEEVAGIIFEPIQGEGGYVVPPHNFFAELRKLAQKYNIPLIDDEVQMGLGRTGKMFAIEHFNIEPDIITLAKALGGGLVPVGATIFRSDLDFKKKGIHSNTFGGNALSMSIGLKVVELIKELMPHVNEIGKIFGEELCQMKVDDCRGLGLAWGIEFVKSDKTPDPKVRDRVVTEAFKEGLIVISAGKSSIRIIPPLVISEEEAKIGLSKLKTAINRVRG; this is encoded by the coding sequence ATGGAAAAGATTAGATGGGTAATAGAAGAAAGTGAAAAATACCTGGCTAATACAACAAGAGATCCTGAATCACAACCTTTAGTAATTGATAGGGGAGAAGGCGTTTGGGTCTATGATATTGAAGGAAACAAATATCTAGATTTCACATCGGGTATAGGGGTAAACAATTTAGGTTGGCCTTCTCATCCAGATGTTATAAAGGTTGCCCAGATTCAAATGACAAGATTAGCCCATGCGGCTGCTAATGATTTCTACAATATACCACAGATGGAATTAGCTAAGAGACTAGTTCAACTATCTCCAGGTAATTTCTCTAAAAAGGTATTCTTTTCTAATAGTGGGACAGAGTCCGTTGAAGCCTCAATAAAATTAGTCAAGGGCACGGGCAGGAAATATCTTATAGCTTTCTTAGGTTCATTTCATGGTAGGACTTTAGGTTCCTTAGCTCTCACTGCTAGCAAGCCCGTGCAAAGGTATTCCGCAGGTCCTTTTTCAATAGGAGTTTTTCATGTTCCCTATCCTAATCCATTCAGGAACCCTTGGAAAATTAATGGATACGAGAAGCCTGATGAACTAATCAATGCAGTAATAGAATACATTGATTTTTGGCTATTTCAGCACGTTGTAGACCCTGAGGAAGTTGCAGGAATTATATTCGAACCAATACAGGGAGAGGGAGGATATGTTGTTCCTCCCCATAACTTTTTCGCAGAGCTGAGGAAATTAGCCCAGAAGTATAATATTCCCTTGATAGATGATGAGGTGCAGATGGGACTAGGTAGAACAGGTAAAATGTTCGCCATAGAACACTTTAACATAGAGCCTGATATTATAACCCTGGCAAAGGCATTAGGTGGGGGGTTAGTTCCTGTAGGTGCAACAATATTCCGTTCCGATTTAGATTTTAAGAAAAAAGGCATACATAGTAATACTTTCGGAGGTAATGCTCTTTCCATGTCTATTGGTCTCAAGGTCGTTGAGCTGATTAAGGAGTTAATGCCACACGTAAATGAAATAGGCAAAATTTTCGGAGAGGAGTTATGCCAAATGAAGGTTGATGACTGTAGAGGTCTAGGGTTAGCGTGGGGAATTGAGTTTGTAAAAAGCGATAAGACACCAGATCCTAAAGTTAGGGATAGAGTGGTGACAGAGGCATTCAAAGAAGGTTTAATAGTGATATCAGCAGGGAAAAGTTCAATTAGAATAATTCCTCCTTTAGTTATTAGTGAAGAGGAGGCAAAAATCGGATTATCAAAGTTAAAAACGGCAATAAACAGGGTGAGAGGTTGA
- a CDS encoding S1C family serine protease: MDFSAVVDDVSKSVVTILTKQITLDDFLQPSVAQGLGSGFSIGKGLIVTSYHVIGQASSSMIVTRDGFRGEAEIIAVNPFNDLALIKTDLDLKPLKLTDDVKVGQGVLAVGSPLGLDSTTFGIVSSVDRTIQSPIGSSLYVIQTDAAVNPGNSGGPLVNTKGEVVGVITAMIPYAQGIGFAIPSRLVMSFIENIKKNGRYVRPYIGVRIIKLNRAMAVYFNLPVDEGVIVIDVDPRSPAYQAGIRRGDVIYEINSKKVKSQLDIIAGIEEKGLDQVELGVYRGKNKLKMSIEPMELS, from the coding sequence ATGGATTTCTCGGCAGTTGTAGACGATGTATCAAAATCTGTTGTTACCATTCTGACTAAGCAAATAACTTTAGATGATTTTCTTCAACCCTCAGTTGCACAAGGACTTGGATCAGGATTTTCCATAGGTAAAGGTCTCATAGTGACATCTTACCATGTTATTGGTCAGGCTAGTAGTAGTATGATAGTTACGAGAGATGGTTTCAGGGGCGAGGCTGAAATTATTGCCGTAAACCCATTCAACGACCTAGCCCTCATAAAGACTGACCTTGACTTAAAACCTCTGAAACTAACTGATGACGTAAAGGTAGGTCAAGGCGTTTTGGCAGTAGGAAGCCCCTTGGGGCTAGATAGTACAACATTTGGTATAGTTAGTAGTGTGGATAGGACTATTCAGTCACCAATTGGAAGTAGCTTGTATGTTATACAAACTGATGCTGCAGTAAATCCTGGGAATAGTGGGGGTCCTCTGGTCAACACCAAGGGAGAGGTAGTTGGAGTTATAACTGCTATGATACCATATGCTCAGGGAATAGGATTTGCAATACCTTCTAGACTTGTAATGAGTTTCATCGAAAATATAAAGAAAAACGGGAGGTATGTTAGACCCTACATTGGTGTTAGGATAATAAAGTTGAATAGAGCTATGGCAGTCTATTTTAATTTGCCTGTAGATGAGGGAGTAATAGTAATAGACGTTGATCCAAGAAGTCCTGCCTATCAGGCTGGAATTAGGAGAGGAGATGTAATTTACGAGATAAATAGTAAGAAGGTAAAGAGCCAGTTGGATATTATTGCCGGTATCGAGGAGAAGGGATTAGATCAAGTAGAACTGGGAGTTTATAGGGGGAAAAATAAGCTTAAAATGAGCATTGAACCTATGGAACTCTCATGA
- a CDS encoding pyridoxal-phosphate dependent enzyme has protein sequence MVNIKCSRCGKERESLHEIKCKKCGGVFEVEIDFEFRKENLKDNFPYIREWVTLGEGNTPLIRRGKVWFKLDFLNPTGSYKDRGSVTLISYLASNGIKDIAEDSSGNAGASIAAYGKAAGMNVTIFVPETARGNKVKQIEAYGAKLMKVSGTRDDVTKAAEKSGYYYASHVFQPHFRDGIRSLAYEIVRDLNWKIPEKVFIPVSAGTLLMGVYSGFKHLMESGVIEKIPTIVAVQTKQVMPVCAKLNNLSYAPPAKVTSIADALVSTNPALLQEMTDVLQNYGECRVVDDNQITEAWKELTKIGLLVEYSSATVYASLRKDDENSVLVLTGNGLKVL, from the coding sequence ATGGTAAATATTAAATGCTCAAGGTGTGGAAAGGAAAGAGAAAGTTTACATGAAATAAAATGTAAAAAATGCGGTGGAGTATTTGAGGTAGAGATTGATTTTGAGTTCAGAAAGGAAAATCTCAAGGATAACTTCCCCTACATAAGGGAATGGGTAACTTTAGGAGAAGGCAATACTCCACTTATTAGAAGGGGAAAAGTCTGGTTCAAACTAGATTTCTTAAACCCTACAGGCTCCTATAAGGACAGAGGAAGTGTCACGCTAATCTCTTACTTGGCTTCTAATGGAATAAAGGATATAGCAGAGGACTCCTCAGGAAATGCAGGAGCATCAATTGCAGCTTACGGAAAGGCTGCAGGCATGAATGTAACTATTTTTGTCCCTGAGACAGCCAGGGGAAATAAGGTTAAACAGATAGAAGCTTATGGAGCAAAATTGATGAAAGTGAGCGGAACAAGAGATGACGTAACTAAGGCAGCAGAAAAATCAGGATATTATTATGCCTCCCACGTATTTCAGCCCCATTTCAGAGATGGAATCAGGAGTCTAGCTTATGAAATAGTCAGGGATTTAAATTGGAAAATTCCTGAGAAAGTATTCATACCGGTCTCTGCTGGTACACTCTTAATGGGAGTCTACTCTGGTTTCAAACATCTCATGGAAAGTGGTGTCATAGAAAAGATTCCTACCATAGTAGCTGTCCAGACCAAACAAGTCATGCCAGTTTGCGCTAAACTTAACAATTTAAGCTATGCACCACCAGCCAAAGTGACTTCAATAGCAGACGCGTTAGTCTCCACTAATCCAGCACTATTACAGGAAATGACAGATGTGTTACAGAATTATGGTGAGTGCAGAGTAGTAGATGATAACCAAATAACGGAAGCGTGGAAGGAGCTTACTAAGATAGGCTTACTTGTTGAATATAGTTCCGCTACAGTTTATGCGTCCTTAAGAAAAGATGACGAAAATTCTGTCTTAGTACTCACAGGAAACGGGTTAAAGGTTTTATAA
- a CDS encoding class I SAM-dependent methyltransferase — protein sequence MRHTYHPPDEEDFLPKYISQNDIVAELGCGSGFYCKKLVKLAKKVYCVDIDCEALEDAKLSLNTKAVFLCESADKTSIPDAEIDVVLLANSFHDMDNKEEVVREIWRILKDDGRVLVVDWKKEKTEIGPPVNIRFSEEDYVRYFKTFKLTDKFFPSRYHYGLVFVK from the coding sequence ATGAGGCATACTTATCATCCTCCTGACGAAGAGGACTTTCTACCTAAGTATATTAGTCAAAACGATATAGTAGCTGAATTAGGTTGCGGAAGCGGGTTCTACTGTAAAAAACTAGTTAAACTAGCTAAGAAAGTCTATTGCGTCGATATAGACTGTGAAGCGCTTGAAGACGCAAAGTTATCACTTAACACTAAGGCAGTATTTTTGTGTGAATCAGCTGATAAAACCTCAATACCTGATGCAGAGATAGACGTCGTGTTACTCGCTAATTCATTTCATGACATGGATAATAAGGAAGAAGTGGTGAGGGAGATTTGGAGGATACTTAAAGACGACGGGAGAGTCTTAGTAGTGGACTGGAAAAAGGAGAAAACAGAAATAGGACCTCCTGTTAACATTAGATTTTCAGAGGAAGATTATGTCAGGTATTTTAAAACATTTAAATTAACTGATAAGTTCTTTCCTTCAAGGTATCATTATGGGTTGGTGTTTGTCAAATGA
- a CDS encoding ABC transporter ATP-binding protein, which yields MTIKVINISKKYGKITALQDVSFEVRDGEIVGYVGLNGAGKTTTIEIISGVRSPDQGDVEIDGHSIVKEKRVASKNLGWVPELPIFEQDAKALDYFIYLAGFYGISTEDARKKAQELFSMVGLEGREKDKLKNYSQGMKKRFALAVSMLSDPKNFLFDEVLNGLDPQGIAFFRDLAIRFKKEGKGVLFSSHILTEIENIADRVIFIHKGRIMKEMRIDEIRNYAGSSTVRVVLQKPNETVIKVVEKYGIPRMEGNTLYISDFKGDMQNLFSDLAPYGVNEIGKVSNNLEEIFFKIIGLYNQGT from the coding sequence ATGACAATCAAGGTTATAAATATTTCGAAAAAATATGGTAAGATTACAGCCTTACAAGACGTTTCCTTTGAGGTAAGAGATGGAGAAATTGTGGGATACGTAGGTTTAAACGGTGCTGGTAAGACAACGACCATTGAGATTATATCAGGTGTGAGGTCTCCTGACCAAGGAGATGTGGAAATTGATGGACATAGTATCGTAAAGGAAAAGAGGGTTGCCTCAAAAAATTTAGGATGGGTTCCCGAATTACCCATTTTTGAGCAGGATGCAAAAGCTTTAGATTACTTCATTTACTTAGCAGGGTTTTACGGTATTAGTACTGAAGATGCAAGGAAAAAGGCGCAGGAATTGTTTAGCATGGTAGGGTTAGAGGGGAGGGAAAAGGATAAATTGAAGAATTACTCCCAGGGTATGAAAAAGAGGTTTGCTCTTGCCGTGTCTATGTTATCAGATCCTAAGAACTTTTTATTTGATGAAGTCTTAAATGGTCTTGACCCACAGGGTATTGCATTTTTTAGAGATTTAGCCATACGTTTTAAGAAAGAAGGAAAAGGTGTTCTATTCTCATCCCATATATTAACCGAAATAGAGAATATAGCAGATAGGGTTATTTTTATTCATAAAGGCAGGATAATGAAAGAGATGAGAATAGATGAAATTAGAAATTATGCGGGCTCAAGTACTGTCAGGGTCGTATTACAGAAACCTAACGAGACTGTAATAAAGGTAGTTGAAAAGTATGGTATACCTAGAATGGAAGGAAACACGCTGTATATATCTGATTTCAAGGGAGACATGCAGAATCTGTTTTCTGATCTAGCACCTTACGGGGTTAATGAAATTGGAAAGGTAAGCAATAACTTGGAAGAGATATTCTTTAAGATAATAGGTCTTTATAATCAAGGAACTTAA
- the sepP gene encoding undecaprenyl-diphosphatase SepP codes for MRKYYYWILLLLFLILSIYIKLIGGEQNIGFNVELFKLINYNQIATLNGLMVFLSKYGREYVWIPVTALLLIFKRTRKIGITLVISFVIAIVLGEVSKYVMAQLRPFNFVNPTYLLEPKPTDYSYPSGHALIVSTGAVTLLLTSPKWMWILGIIEAVLVSYSRVYVGVHWPLDVIAGWLLGSWISFLSVQIESTGPIKKIEQMLKA; via the coding sequence ATGCGCAAATATTATTATTGGATTTTATTACTTCTATTTCTAATTCTTTCAATATACATTAAACTAATTGGGGGAGAGCAGAACATAGGGTTTAACGTAGAATTGTTCAAACTCATTAACTACAATCAAATAGCTACACTTAATGGTCTCATGGTGTTCTTAAGTAAATACGGTAGAGAGTATGTCTGGATTCCAGTTACTGCATTACTACTCATATTCAAGAGGACTAGAAAAATTGGAATCACACTGGTAATATCCTTTGTAATCGCTATAGTTTTAGGGGAAGTAAGTAAATATGTCATGGCACAATTGAGACCATTTAATTTTGTAAACCCAACATATCTCCTTGAACCTAAGCCTACAGATTACAGTTATCCATCAGGACACGCTCTAATAGTTAGTACAGGTGCAGTCACACTACTCCTAACATCCCCAAAATGGATGTGGATACTTGGTATAATAGAAGCAGTACTTGTTTCTTATTCTAGAGTTTATGTGGGAGTGCATTGGCCATTAGACGTAATTGCAGGTTGGCTATTGGGCAGTTGGATATCATTTTTATCTGTTCAAATAGAAAGTACAGGACCTATAAAGAAAATTGAGCAAATGCTGAAAGCATAA